In a genomic window of [Empedobacter] haloabium:
- a CDS encoding helix-turn-helix transcriptional regulator, translating to MQLEIFEAALFGTEAEFLERALAWLGRDIPFDGLLWATGAPRSWNDMRVHGRPAEMARDYLGIAAIDPVCGRAEALPERVHTLTTARICAAQPPALAFWQGYDGRHVMIYAKRDGAGQPVAWLNLLRADGTPFSAREQQAMGYVAPAVLTAQQVRSAKAARAQATQAAAPAPAVPLTCRELAVAHAYADGRPVKEVARLMGVSTSTVQCHLARIYRKLGVHSKIALRKALQDRRARPRHG from the coding sequence ATGCAACTGGAAATTTTCGAGGCAGCACTGTTCGGCACCGAGGCCGAGTTCCTCGAGCGCGCGCTGGCGTGGCTTGGGCGCGATATCCCGTTCGACGGGCTGCTGTGGGCCACCGGCGCGCCACGCAGCTGGAATGACATGCGCGTTCACGGCCGGCCAGCCGAGATGGCGCGCGACTACCTGGGCATCGCGGCCATCGATCCGGTGTGCGGCCGGGCGGAGGCGCTGCCGGAGCGGGTGCACACGCTGACTACCGCCAGGATCTGCGCGGCGCAGCCACCCGCGCTTGCGTTCTGGCAGGGCTACGACGGGCGTCACGTGATGATCTATGCGAAGCGGGACGGCGCGGGCCAGCCCGTAGCCTGGCTGAACCTGCTGCGCGCCGACGGCACGCCGTTCAGCGCGCGCGAGCAGCAGGCGATGGGCTACGTGGCCCCGGCCGTACTGACGGCGCAGCAGGTACGCAGCGCCAAGGCCGCGCGCGCGCAGGCGACGCAGGCGGCCGCCCCGGCACCGGCCGTGCCGCTGACATGCCGCGAGCTGGCAGTAGCCCATGCGTACGCGGACGGCCGCCCTGTCAAGGAAGTGGCGCGGCTGATGGGCGTTTCGACGTCGACCGTGCAATGCCACCTGGCGCGCATCTACCGCAAGCTGGGCGTGCACAGCAAGATCGCGCTGCGCAAGGCGCTGCAGGACCGGCGCGCCCGGCCGCGGCACGGCTGA
- the eda gene encoding bifunctional 4-hydroxy-2-oxoglutarate aldolase/2-dehydro-3-deoxy-phosphogluconate aldolase has product MNLLDIMRTSAVIPVIAIDDPDHAVPLAKALVAGGIRVLEVTLRTPHGVGAIRAMSAVEGAIVGVGTLTQPEEFAAARDAGAVFGVSPGLTDALIAAQKSSGLPLLPGVMTPSEVMKAREQGFKQLKLFPAVPAGGVGMLNAIAGPLSDITFCPTGGISQETAPAFLALKNVACVGGSWLTPKDAMKAGDWEHITALAKAASALRG; this is encoded by the coding sequence ATGAACCTGCTCGACATTATGCGTACCTCGGCCGTGATCCCCGTGATCGCGATCGACGATCCCGATCATGCCGTCCCACTGGCCAAGGCCCTGGTCGCCGGCGGCATCCGCGTGCTGGAAGTCACGCTGCGCACGCCGCACGGCGTGGGCGCGATCCGCGCCATGAGCGCAGTCGAAGGCGCCATCGTCGGCGTGGGCACGCTGACGCAGCCGGAGGAATTCGCCGCCGCGCGCGATGCGGGCGCCGTGTTCGGCGTCTCGCCGGGCCTGACCGACGCGCTGATCGCGGCGCAGAAGTCGTCCGGCCTGCCGCTGCTGCCGGGCGTGATGACGCCATCGGAAGTAATGAAGGCGCGCGAACAGGGCTTCAAGCAGCTCAAGCTGTTCCCGGCCGTGCCTGCCGGCGGCGTCGGCATGCTCAATGCGATTGCCGGTCCCCTGTCGGACATCACGTTCTGCCCCACCGGCGGCATCTCGCAGGAAACCGCGCCGGCGTTCCTGGCGCTGAAGAACGTGGCCTGCGTGGGCGGTTCGTGGCTGACGCCGAAGGACGCGATGAAGGCAGGTGACTGGGAGCACATCACCGCGTTGGCGAAGGCGGCCAGCGCACTGCGCGGCTGA
- the edd gene encoding phosphogluconate dehydratase, which translates to MALHPVLEKVTARIVARSRPSRGAYLAHLEAARVKGPQRGTLSCTNLAHGFAAFPANDKLLLKEVKKPSVAIVSAYNDMLSAHQPFEYFPKVIKEAVREVGAVAQFAGGVPAMCDGVTQGQPGMELSLFSRDTIAMSTAVALSHNMFDSVLYLGVCDKIVPGLLIGALHFGHLPAVFVPAGPMTSGLSNKEKAAIRQRYAQGKATREELLEGEAQSYHGAGTCTFYGTANSNQMLMEVMGLHLPGAAFITPGTALRDELTAAAARRAALITEQGNEYIPVGHVVDEKSIVNAIVALLATGGSTNHTLHLPAIAKAAGIVIDWDDFNDLSAVVPLLARIYPNGDADVNHFHAAGGTGFVIRELLDAGLLHDDVTTVLGKGLRNHCKEPFLGEGDKGVVFKDSPPVSGDTNVVRTAAEPFSKDGGMVLVDGNLGRAIMKVSAVKPEHRAVEAPALVFNSQEDFMAAYKAGQLDRDFVAVIRFQGPRANGMPELHALTPALANLQDAGRKVALVTDGRMSGASGKVPAAIHVSPEILAGGPLGLVRDGDIIHLDAATGVLEAKVESKVWHARAQAQADLTPSHVGMGRELFGMFRHSVSAAEQGATTFGLPSARDTTVELHGGDNVGNTVPGSDEDFLAKKA; encoded by the coding sequence ATGGCCTTGCACCCAGTCCTCGAAAAAGTCACTGCGCGCATCGTTGCGCGCAGCCGTCCGTCGCGCGGCGCCTACCTGGCGCATCTCGAAGCGGCCCGCGTCAAGGGCCCGCAGCGCGGCACGCTGTCCTGCACCAACCTCGCGCACGGCTTCGCCGCGTTCCCCGCCAACGACAAGCTGCTGCTGAAGGAAGTGAAGAAGCCTTCCGTCGCCATCGTCTCGGCCTACAACGACATGCTGTCGGCACACCAGCCGTTCGAATACTTCCCGAAAGTGATCAAGGAAGCCGTGCGCGAAGTGGGCGCGGTGGCGCAGTTCGCCGGCGGCGTGCCCGCCATGTGCGACGGCGTCACCCAGGGCCAGCCAGGCATGGAACTGTCGCTGTTCTCGCGCGATACGATCGCGATGAGCACGGCCGTCGCGCTGTCGCACAATATGTTCGACTCGGTGTTGTACCTGGGCGTGTGCGACAAGATCGTGCCGGGCCTGTTGATCGGCGCGCTGCACTTCGGCCACCTGCCGGCCGTGTTCGTACCGGCCGGGCCGATGACGTCGGGCCTGTCGAACAAGGAAAAGGCCGCGATCCGCCAGCGCTACGCGCAGGGCAAGGCCACCCGTGAGGAACTGCTGGAAGGCGAGGCGCAGTCCTACCACGGCGCCGGCACCTGCACGTTCTACGGCACCGCCAACAGCAACCAGATGTTGATGGAAGTGATGGGCCTGCACCTGCCGGGCGCCGCCTTCATCACGCCGGGCACGGCGCTGCGCGACGAGCTGACGGCCGCCGCGGCCCGCCGCGCCGCGCTGATCACGGAGCAGGGCAACGAATACATCCCGGTCGGCCACGTGGTCGACGAGAAATCGATCGTCAACGCCATCGTCGCGCTGCTGGCGACGGGCGGTTCCACCAACCACACGCTGCACCTGCCGGCCATCGCCAAGGCGGCCGGCATCGTGATCGACTGGGACGACTTCAACGACCTGTCGGCCGTGGTGCCGCTGCTGGCGCGCATCTACCCGAACGGCGATGCGGACGTGAACCACTTCCACGCCGCCGGCGGTACCGGTTTCGTGATCCGCGAACTGCTGGACGCGGGCCTGCTGCACGACGACGTCACGACGGTGCTGGGCAAGGGCCTGCGCAACCACTGCAAGGAGCCGTTCCTGGGCGAAGGCGACAAGGGCGTGGTCTTCAAGGATTCGCCGCCCGTGTCGGGCGACACCAACGTGGTGCGCACCGCGGCCGAGCCGTTCTCGAAGGATGGCGGCATGGTGCTGGTGGACGGCAACCTGGGCCGCGCCATCATGAAGGTCTCGGCCGTCAAGCCGGAACACCGCGCGGTCGAGGCACCTGCGCTGGTGTTCAATTCGCAGGAGGATTTCATGGCCGCGTATAAAGCCGGCCAGCTGGACCGCGACTTCGTCGCCGTGATCCGCTTCCAGGGCCCGCGCGCCAACGGCATGCCGGAGCTGCATGCGCTGACGCCGGCGCTGGCCAACCTGCAGGATGCCGGCCGCAAGGTGGCGCTGGTCACGGACGGCCGCATGTCGGGCGCTTCGGGCAAGGTGCCTGCCGCGATCCACGTGTCGCCGGAAATCCTGGCCGGCGGTCCGCTGGGCCTGGTGCGCGACGGTGACATCATCCACCTGGACGCCGCCACCGGCGTGCTGGAGGCGAAGGTCGAGTCGAAGGTGTGGCATGCCCGCGCCCAGGCGCAGGCGGACCTGACGCCGAGCCATGTCGGCATGGGGCGCGAACTGTTCGGCATGTTCCGCCACAGCGTCTCGGCGGCGGAGCAGGGCGCGACGACGTTCGGCCTGCCGTCCGCGCGCGACACCACCGTCGAACTGCACGGTGGCGACAACGTGGGCAACACGGTGCCCGGTTCCGATGAAGATTTCCTTGCCAAGAAAGCGTAA
- the pgi gene encoding glucose-6-phosphate isomerase, translating to MRQPALTTTVSYQALQSHAAEARDWQMRQLFAADPQRFPALTVDAAGLFLDYSKNRLDARTIELLVDLARERGVEAQRDAMFAGDKINLTEHRSVLHTALRMPRGKQLVVDGQDVGADVHAVLDRVKTFTDKVRNGTWLGYSGKPITDIINIGIGGSDLGPKMAVLALRSYAHPRLKMHFVSNVDGHDMDAVLAQVNHETTLFIVASKTFTTAETMLNAQTARRWFLCEGREEDLARHFVAVSTNTEAVSKFGIDTDNMFPFWDWVGGRYSVWSAIGLSVALAVGFGYFQTMLEGAHAMDEHFRTAPLAQNMPVLLALVGFWNRQFLGATSLSIAPYHQDLNRFPAYLQQLDMESNGKRVTKGGQPVDTPTCPIVWGECGTNAQHAYFQLLHQGTDVVPIDFIAALRATHDLEGHHDALLANCFAQSEAFMKGKSADEVRAELQAQGLTEAKIDELVPHKTFPGNRPSNTILMDQLTPATLGALIALYEHKTFVQGVIWDIASFDQWGVELGKVLAKKIQAELEGDVDPGAHDSSTNGLIVMAKGAKVP from the coding sequence ATGCGCCAGCCTGCACTCACGACCACCGTCAGCTACCAAGCCCTGCAATCCCACGCCGCCGAAGCGCGCGACTGGCAGATGCGCCAGCTGTTCGCCGCCGATCCCCAGCGCTTCCCCGCGCTGACCGTCGACGCGGCCGGCCTGTTCCTGGACTATTCGAAAAACCGCCTGGACGCCCGCACCATCGAGCTGCTGGTGGACCTGGCGCGCGAACGCGGCGTCGAGGCGCAGCGCGACGCCATGTTTGCCGGCGACAAAATTAATCTTACCGAACATCGCAGCGTGCTGCACACGGCCCTGCGTATGCCGCGCGGCAAGCAGCTGGTCGTCGACGGCCAGGACGTGGGCGCCGACGTACACGCCGTGCTCGACCGCGTAAAGACCTTTACCGACAAGGTGCGCAACGGCACCTGGCTGGGCTACAGCGGCAAGCCCATCACCGACATCATCAACATCGGCATCGGCGGCTCCGACCTGGGTCCGAAGATGGCCGTGCTGGCGCTGCGCTCGTACGCCCATCCGCGCCTGAAGATGCACTTCGTCTCCAACGTGGACGGGCACGACATGGATGCCGTGCTGGCCCAGGTCAACCACGAGACGACCTTGTTCATCGTCGCGTCGAAAACCTTCACCACGGCCGAGACCATGCTGAACGCGCAGACGGCGCGGCGCTGGTTCCTGTGCGAAGGCCGCGAGGAAGACCTGGCGCGCCACTTCGTCGCGGTCTCAACCAACACGGAAGCGGTCAGCAAGTTCGGCATCGATACGGACAACATGTTCCCGTTCTGGGACTGGGTCGGCGGCCGTTACTCGGTCTGGTCGGCCATCGGCCTGTCGGTCGCGCTGGCGGTGGGCTTCGGCTACTTCCAGACGATGCTGGAAGGCGCCCATGCGATGGACGAGCACTTCCGCACGGCGCCGCTGGCGCAGAACATGCCGGTGCTGCTGGCCCTGGTCGGCTTCTGGAACCGCCAGTTCCTCGGTGCCACCTCGCTGTCGATCGCGCCCTACCACCAGGACCTGAACCGCTTCCCTGCCTACCTGCAGCAGCTCGACATGGAAAGCAACGGCAAGCGCGTCACCAAGGGAGGCCAGCCGGTCGACACGCCGACCTGCCCGATCGTCTGGGGCGAATGCGGCACCAACGCGCAGCACGCCTACTTCCAGCTGCTGCACCAGGGCACGGACGTGGTGCCGATCGACTTCATCGCCGCGCTGCGCGCCACGCACGACCTGGAAGGCCACCACGACGCGCTGCTGGCCAACTGCTTCGCCCAGTCGGAAGCGTTCATGAAGGGCAAGTCGGCCGACGAGGTGCGCGCCGAGCTGCAGGCGCAGGGGCTTACCGAAGCGAAGATCGACGAGCTGGTGCCGCACAAGACCTTCCCCGGCAACCGCCCGTCGAACACGATCCTGATGGACCAGCTGACGCCGGCCACCCTGGGCGCACTGATCGCGCTGTACGAGCACAAGACCTTCGTGCAAGGCGTGATCTGGGACATCGCCAGCTTCGACCAGTGGGGCGTGGAACTGGGCAAGGTGCTGGCCAAGAAAATCCAGGCCGAGCTGGAAGGCGACGTCGATCCTGGCGCGCACGACAGCTCCACCAATGGCCTGATCGTCATGGCGAAAGGCGCGAAAGTCCCATGA
- a CDS encoding SMP-30/gluconolactonase/LRE family protein: MSEITVVWQDRMQVGEGPLWEPREQALYWVDIDGFAVHRLAAATGRHDAWPMTAEPSALARHADGGVVVATRAGFVHLDPTSGTVTPIAPAPFDQSKARFNDGKVDPAGRFWVGTIYEPRDQPAAEMYVLEKGQVRLAWAGGMTNSNGLGFSPDGTTMYHADTTSHTVRAFDFDAATGSASKLRTLVEFSQDKANNYGGRPDGAAVDSEGNYWVAMFEGGRIVKLAPDGTQLDEIALPVRCPTMVAFGGPDLRTLYVTSAGKRPQAELERYPLSGTVLALRVPVAGLEQPAYVG, encoded by the coding sequence ATGAGCGAGATCACCGTCGTCTGGCAGGACCGCATGCAGGTGGGCGAGGGCCCGCTGTGGGAACCGCGCGAGCAGGCGCTGTACTGGGTCGACATCGACGGCTTCGCGGTGCATCGCCTGGCCGCCGCGACCGGCCGCCATGACGCTTGGCCGATGACGGCCGAGCCGTCGGCGCTGGCGCGCCACGCGGACGGCGGCGTGGTTGTCGCCACCCGCGCCGGCTTCGTCCATCTCGACCCGACCAGTGGCACCGTCACGCCGATCGCGCCGGCGCCCTTCGACCAGTCCAAGGCCCGCTTCAACGACGGCAAGGTGGACCCGGCCGGCCGCTTCTGGGTCGGCACCATCTACGAGCCGCGCGACCAGCCGGCCGCCGAGATGTACGTGCTGGAAAAGGGCCAGGTCCGGCTGGCCTGGGCCGGCGGCATGACCAACTCGAACGGCCTGGGCTTCAGCCCGGACGGCACGACGATGTACCACGCCGACACCACGTCGCACACCGTGCGCGCATTCGACTTCGACGCGGCCACGGGCAGCGCGAGCAAGCTGCGCACCCTGGTCGAGTTCTCGCAGGACAAGGCCAACAACTACGGCGGCCGGCCGGACGGCGCGGCTGTCGACAGCGAGGGCAACTACTGGGTCGCCATGTTCGAGGGCGGCCGCATCGTCAAGCTGGCACCCGATGGCACCCAGCTCGACGAGATCGCATTACCCGTGCGCTGCCCCACGATGGTGGCCTTCGGCGGGCCCGACCTGCGTACCTTGTACGTGACGAGCGCCGGCAAGCGGCCGCAGGCGGAACTGGAGCGGTACCCGCTGTCCGGCACGGTGCTGGCGCTGCGTGTGCCCGTTGCCGGTCTCGAACAACCGGCGTATGTTGGCTGA
- the zwf gene encoding glucose-6-phosphate dehydrogenase — MALTDFDLVLFGGSGDLAMRKLLPAMFSRDVCGDLPPTARIICVGRHDNTTEEFIETVNSTSRPHIKNPKVTPEAWARFTSRIVYVSVDAADAGSYQGLAQALRDQAGLTRVYYLATPPALFAQICDNLKENGLVTPESRVVLEKPLGRDLASAKQINREVGEVFEESQIYRIDHYLGKETVQNLLALRFGNILFEPLWRREWISDVQITIAEKLGVGNRIGYYDTSGALRDMLQNHLLQLLCIVAMEPPASTAPDAVRDAKLQVLRSLKRFTPTTLAQNIVRGQYRAGHVDGQPVPSYRDEPEAPQNSRTETFVAMKAEIDTWRWAGVPFYLRTGKRMADGLAEIVVRFKQIPHSIFQQPTSSFQPNSLVIRLQPDEGLRMNLMAKTPGEGMRLKPAELELDFRETFKTPRMDAYERLLLDVLRGQLTLFMRGDELEAAWEWVEPILNNWEQDDTAPLPYTSGTWGPAAASALIGRDGLQWREEALPED, encoded by the coding sequence ATGGCTCTCACCGATTTTGACCTGGTTCTGTTTGGCGGCAGCGGCGACCTCGCGATGCGCAAGCTGCTCCCCGCGATGTTCTCGCGCGACGTGTGCGGCGACCTGCCGCCGACCGCGCGCATCATCTGCGTCGGCCGCCACGACAACACCACGGAAGAATTTATCGAGACGGTCAACTCGACGTCGCGGCCCCATATCAAGAACCCGAAGGTGACGCCGGAAGCGTGGGCCCGCTTCACCAGCCGTATCGTCTACGTATCCGTCGATGCCGCCGATGCCGGCTCGTACCAGGGACTGGCCCAGGCGCTGCGCGACCAGGCGGGCCTGACGCGGGTGTACTACCTGGCCACGCCGCCGGCGCTGTTCGCGCAGATCTGCGACAACCTGAAGGAAAACGGCCTGGTCACGCCGGAATCGCGCGTGGTGCTGGAAAAGCCGCTGGGCCGCGACCTGGCCTCGGCCAAGCAGATCAACCGCGAAGTGGGCGAGGTATTCGAGGAATCGCAGATCTACCGGATCGACCACTACCTGGGCAAGGAAACGGTGCAGAACCTCTTGGCTCTGCGCTTCGGCAACATCCTGTTCGAGCCGCTGTGGCGCCGCGAATGGATCTCGGACGTGCAGATCACCATCGCCGAGAAGCTCGGCGTGGGCAACCGCATCGGCTATTACGACACCTCGGGCGCGCTGCGCGACATGCTGCAGAATCACCTGCTGCAACTCTTGTGCATCGTGGCGATGGAGCCGCCCGCCTCGACCGCGCCGGACGCGGTGCGCGACGCCAAGCTGCAGGTACTGCGCTCGCTGAAGCGCTTCACGCCGACCACGCTGGCGCAGAACATCGTGCGCGGCCAGTACCGCGCCGGCCACGTCGATGGCCAGCCGGTGCCGAGCTACCGCGACGAGCCGGAAGCGCCGCAGAACTCGCGCACCGAGACTTTTGTTGCGATGAAGGCGGAGATCGACACGTGGCGCTGGGCCGGCGTGCCGTTCTACCTGCGCACCGGCAAACGGATGGCCGACGGCCTGGCCGAAATCGTGGTGCGCTTCAAGCAGATTCCGCATTCGATCTTCCAGCAGCCGACGTCGTCGTTCCAGCCGAACTCCCTCGTCATCCGCCTGCAGCCGGACGAAGGCCTGCGCATGAACCTGATGGCCAAGACGCCGGGCGAAGGCATGCGCCTGAAGCCGGCCGAGCTGGAACTGGACTTCCGTGAAACGTTCAAGACGCCGCGCATGGATGCCTACGAGCGCCTGCTGCTCGACGTGCTGCGCGGCCAGCTGACCCTGTTCATGCGTGGCGACGAGCTGGAAGCGGCCTGGGAATGGGTCGAGCCGATCCTGAACAACTGGGAGCAGGACGACACGGCACCGCTGCCCTACACGTCCGGCACGTGGGGCCCGGCCGCCGCCAGCGCGCTGATCGGCCGCGACGGCCTGCAGTGGCGCGAGGAAGCGCTGCCGGAGGACTGA
- a CDS encoding SIS domain-containing protein produces the protein MLLDSIRTQLDSLSKSERKVALAVLDNPSRTVSSNITALAKSAQVSEPTVVRFCRTLGYDGWHEFKLKLAQGLALALPGLNEAPSQDDLASDLVNKICSRSINTLLDLRNNLHHEPVQAALDILSRAKKIEFYGQGTSGIVAADAQHKFFRSGVPTVAYSDPAIHSIAAALLKKGDCVVAISQRGNSPALVRSVHLARDGGADVIVLAPSGTPLADLATVLIPIDLIFNTDPYTPISARLAYLVVIDVLAVGLALQRGPEFRRQMQNAQKALQEFEVQFDSFIG, from the coding sequence ATGCTACTGGACTCCATCCGCACCCAGCTCGACTCGCTGTCCAAATCGGAACGCAAGGTCGCGCTGGCCGTGCTCGACAACCCATCGCGCACGGTGAGCTCGAACATCACGGCGCTGGCCAAGAGCGCCCAGGTGTCCGAGCCGACCGTGGTGCGCTTCTGCCGCACCCTGGGCTACGACGGCTGGCACGAGTTCAAGCTGAAGCTGGCGCAGGGCCTGGCCCTGGCGCTGCCCGGCCTGAACGAGGCGCCGTCGCAGGACGACCTGGCCTCGGACCTGGTCAACAAGATCTGCAGCCGCTCGATCAACACACTGCTGGACCTGCGCAACAACCTGCACCACGAACCAGTGCAGGCGGCGCTCGACATCCTGTCGCGCGCCAAGAAGATCGAGTTCTACGGCCAGGGCACGTCCGGCATCGTGGCGGCGGACGCGCAGCACAAGTTCTTCCGCTCCGGCGTGCCGACGGTGGCCTATTCCGACCCGGCCATCCACAGCATCGCCGCGGCGCTCTTGAAGAAGGGTGACTGCGTGGTGGCGATCTCCCAGCGCGGCAACAGCCCGGCACTGGTGCGCTCGGTGCACCTGGCCAGGGACGGCGGCGCGGACGTGATCGTGCTGGCCCCTTCCGGCACGCCGCTGGCCGACCTGGCGACGGTATTGATCCCGATCGACCTGATCTTCAATACCGACCCATACACGCCGATCTCGGCGCGCCTGGCCTACCTGGTCGTCATCGACGTGCTGGCCGTCGGCCTGGCGCTGCAGCGGGGACCGGAATTCCGCCGCCAGATGCAGAACGCGCAGAAGGCATTGCAGGAATTCGAGGTGCAGTTCGATTCCTTCATCGGCTAA
- a CDS encoding amino acid racemase: MQTKTIGLLGGIGWASTAEYYRIINELIVACEGDGHSARIVLHSMDQHDFTSRAGDPQAIVPFLAAQVARLKEGGADFFLFCANGAHRFVPALLPLIDLPFLSIVDATAARVQASGLRKVGLLGVRQTMAGSFYHERLAALGIETLTPSAAEQDEVHDIIYRELVHNRITDASRRRFVDIIGRLAREGAGGCILGCTEIPLLVGQADVAIPVFDTTRIHCEAAVALALDKHR, translated from the coding sequence GTGCAAACGAAGACCATCGGCCTCTTGGGCGGCATTGGCTGGGCCTCCACCGCCGAGTACTACCGCATCATCAATGAATTGATCGTGGCGTGCGAGGGCGACGGGCACAGCGCCCGCATCGTCCTGCACAGCATGGACCAGCACGATTTCACATCGCGCGCCGGCGACCCGCAGGCCATCGTGCCCTTCCTGGCCGCCCAGGTCGCGCGGCTGAAGGAGGGCGGCGCCGACTTCTTTCTGTTCTGTGCCAATGGCGCGCACCGCTTCGTGCCCGCGTTGCTGCCGCTGATCGACCTGCCTTTTCTGAGCATCGTCGATGCGACGGCGGCGCGGGTGCAGGCGTCGGGCCTGCGCAAGGTCGGGTTGTTGGGTGTAAGGCAGACGATGGCGGGCAGCTTCTATCACGAGCGGCTCGCCGCGCTCGGCATCGAAACGCTCACCCCGTCGGCGGCCGAGCAGGACGAGGTGCACGACATCATTTACCGCGAGCTGGTGCACAACCGGATCACCGACGCGAGCCGCCGCCGTTTCGTCGACATCATCGGCCGGCTGGCGCGCGAGGGCGCCGGGGGATGCATCCTGGGCTGCACCGAGATCCCGCTGCTGGTCGGCCAGGCCGACGTGGCCATCCCGGTCTTCGATACCACGCGCATCCATTGCGAGGCGGCAGTGGCGCTGGCGCTGGATAAACACCGGTGA
- a CDS encoding ABC transporter ATP-binding protein has protein sequence MNELTVDELHLDYGSGAHANPILKGVSMHLQKGEVVALLGPSGSGKTTLLRAVAGLESPRQGSIDIGTRRVFDGAKGFEMPAEERNLGLVFQSYALWPHKTVFDNVGYGLALRRMAKPEIRTRVMEVLAQLGLGHLAERFPHQLSGGQQQRVAIARALVYNPPVILLDEPLSNLDAKLREEARAFLRELIVRLGLSALMVTHDQAEAMAISDRILLLNNGKIEQQGTPQSMYETPDTLFTAEFMGSNNRLPGTLVQRDGERVVIDVAGTRLLGVARGNPGEQVTPMVRVEEVRVSSSAVENALALPLATCMYLGDRWECLFKAGDISVRAYARARLAEGTYWLQMPAEKLWVF, from the coding sequence ATGAACGAACTGACCGTCGACGAACTGCACCTGGACTATGGCAGCGGCGCCCACGCCAACCCGATCCTGAAGGGCGTCTCGATGCACCTGCAAAAAGGCGAAGTAGTGGCCTTGCTGGGGCCTTCGGGCAGCGGCAAGACCACGCTGCTGCGCGCGGTGGCGGGGCTGGAAAGCCCGCGCCAGGGCAGCATCGACATCGGCACGCGTCGCGTGTTCGACGGCGCCAAGGGCTTCGAGATGCCCGCCGAGGAGCGCAACCTGGGCCTGGTATTCCAGTCGTATGCGCTGTGGCCGCACAAGACCGTGTTCGACAACGTCGGCTACGGCCTGGCACTGCGCCGCATGGCCAAGCCGGAGATCAGGACTCGCGTCATGGAAGTGCTGGCCCAGCTGGGCCTGGGCCACCTGGCCGAACGCTTCCCGCACCAGCTCTCCGGCGGCCAGCAGCAGCGCGTGGCGATCGCGCGTGCGCTGGTGTACAACCCGCCGGTGATCCTGCTGGACGAGCCGCTGTCCAACCTGGACGCCAAGCTGCGCGAGGAAGCGCGCGCCTTCCTGCGCGAGCTGATCGTGCGCCTGGGCCTCTCGGCACTGATGGTCACGCACGACCAGGCCGAGGCGATGGCGATTTCCGACCGCATCCTGCTGCTCAATAACGGCAAGATCGAGCAGCAGGGCACGCCCCAATCGATGTACGAAACGCCGGACACGCTGTTCACGGCGGAGTTCATGGGCAGTAACAACCGCCTGCCCGGCACCTTGGTGCAGCGCGACGGGGAGCGCGTCGTCATCGACGTGGCGGGCACGCGGCTGCTCGGCGTCGCGCGCGGCAATCCGGGTGAGCAGGTCACGCCGATGGTGCGGGTGGAGGAGGTGCGCGTCTCCAGCAGCGCTGTCGAGAATGCGCTGGCGCTGCCGCTGGCGACCTGCATGTACCTGGGCGATCGCTGGGAGTGCCTGTTCAAGGCGGGCGACATCAGCGTGCGGGCTTATGCGCGCGCGCGGCTGGCGGAGGGCACCTACTGGCTGCAGATGCCGGCCGAGAAGCTGTGGGTGTTCTGA